The proteins below are encoded in one region of Brachionichthys hirsutus isolate HB-005 chromosome 12, CSIRO-AGI_Bhir_v1, whole genome shotgun sequence:
- the tlk1a gene encoding LOW QUALITY PROTEIN: serine/threonine-protein kinase tousled-like 1 (The sequence of the model RefSeq protein was modified relative to this genomic sequence to represent the inferred CDS: deleted 1 base in 1 codon): MSVQSSGSFEGTPSWSQLTTSPTRTHVKMTSTAGTDQGVMEELHSLDPRRQELLEARFMGAVGGSTGGSTGSTSGGTKGLTNNECSNHSFGSLGSLSDKESEGPDVKRGSSPAYSTPEKKHSEATRGRKRKPETQSESSQGKTIVRGPKISDYFDFQGGNGSSPVRGLPPVIRSPPNSHSHSAQGTVVRQNSSSPTSLSFGDHMMHPKQLAVKLVQTDLTVLKLAALESTKNLDLEKKEGRIDDLLRANCDLRRQIDEQQKLLEKYKERLNKCITMSKKLLIEKSTQEKQACREKSMQDRLRLGHFTTVRHGASFTEQWTDGYAFQNLVKQQEWINQQREDIERQRKLLVKRKPPSSSNSQAPTTSSEPKQRKTKAVNGADNDPFLKPSLPQLLTLAEYHEQEEIFKLRLGHLKKEEAEIQAELERLERVRNLHIRELKRINNEDSSQFKDHPTLNERYLLLHLLGRGGFSEVYKAFDLIEQRYAAVKIHQLNKNWREEKKENYHKHACREYRIHKQLDHPRIVKLFDYFSLDTDTFCTVMEYCDGNDLDFYLKQHKLMSEKEARSIVMQIVNALKYLNDIKPPIIHYDLKPGNILLVDGTACGEIKITDFGLSKIMDDDNYGVDGMDLTSQGAGTYWYLPPECFVVGKEPPKISNKVDVWSVGVIFFQCLYGKKPFGHNQSQQDILQENTILKATDVQFPVKPVSTNEAKAFIRRCLAYRKEDRVDVRQMGSDPYLLPHIRRSSTSGNLQMNAAGSGPASSSIISY, encoded by the exons ATGAGTGTCCAAAGTAGTGGAAGTTTTGAGGGGACGCCATCT TGGTCCCAGCTCACCACGTCCCCGACACGGACC CATGTTAAAATGACATCCACAGCAGGA ACAGACCAAG GCGTGATGGAGGAGCTGCACAGCCTGGACCCCCGGAgacaggagctgctggaggcccGCTTCATGGGTGCCGTTGGTGGCAGCACAGGCGGCAGCACTGGCAGCACGAGTGGGGGGACCAAA gGTTTGACCAATAATGAATGTTCAAATCATAGTTTTGGAAGCCTGGGATCCTTAAGCGACAAGGAGTCAGAG GGGCCGGATGTGAAACGGGGCAGTTCTCCTGCGTATTCG ACCCCAGAAAAGAAACATTCAGAAGCGACTAGAGGCAGGAAACGGAAGCCTGAGACCCAATCAGAGAGCAGTCAAG GGAAAACCATTGTGCGAGGACCCAAAATAAGTGATTATTTTGAT TTCCAGGGAGGAAATGGCTCCAGTCCCGTAAGAGGTCTCCCACCAGTGATTCGTTCACCCCCAAACTCACATTCCCACTCCGCTCAGGGCACAGTC GTTAGACAAAATAGCTCCTCTCCTACGAGTCTGTCGTTTGGGGACCACATGATGCATCCAAAGCAGCTTGCAGTCAAGCTTGTTCAG accgacctTACCGTGCTGAAATTGGCTGCCCTTGAAAGCACGAAGAATCTAGACCTTGAAAAGAAGGAGGGGAGAATAGATGATTTACTGAGG GCAAACTGTGATCTCAGGAGACAGATAGACGAACAACAAAAGCTACTTGAAAAGTACAAGGAACGCTTGAATAAATGCATCACCATGAGCAAGAAGTTGCTCATTGAAAAG AGCACCCAGGAGAAGCAGGCCTGTCGGGAGAAGAGCATGCAGGATCGCCTTCGTTTAGGCCACTTCACCACCGTGAGGCACGGCGCCTCCTTCACGGAGCAGTGGACTGATGGCTATGCCTTCCAGAACCTTGTCAa ACAGCAAGAATGGATAAACCAACAGAGAGAGGACATTGAGAGGCAGAGAAAGCTGCTAGTCAAGAGGAAGCCTCCATCGTCCAGCAACTCCCAAGCACCAACCACAAGTTCTGAGCCAAAGCAACGCAAAACCAAGGCGGTGAACGGAGCCGACAACGATCCCTTTTTAAAACCCAGCCTACCTCAGCT GCTGACGCTAGCAGAGTACCATGAACAGGAAGAGATCTTCAAACTGCGGCTCGGACATCTCAAGAAG GAAGAAGCTGAGATCCAGGCAGAGCTGGAGCGTCTGGAGAGGGTTCGCAACCTTCACATTCGAGAACTTAAGAGAATAAATAATGAAGACAGCTCACA ATTTAAAGATCACCCAACACTGAATGAACGCTAtctgctcctccaccttctgGGAAGAGGGGGCTTTAGTGAAGTTTACAAG GCTTTTGACTTGATTGAACAACGATATGCTGCTGTGAAAATACACCAACTTAACAAGAactggagagaagagaagaaggagaactACCACAA ACATGCCTGTCGAGAGTACAGAATACACAAGCAGCTGGATCACCCCCGAATCGTCAAGCTTTTTGACTACTTCTCACTGGACACGGACAC CTTTTGCACTGTCATGGAGTACTGCGATGGCAACGACTTGGATTTCTACTTGAAACAGCATAAGCTGATGTCCGAGAAGGAGGCTCGGTCCATCGTCATGCAGATTGTGAACGCGCTCAAATACCTGAACGACATCAAGCCCCCCATCATCCATTACGACCTGAAGCCGG GTAATATCCTGCTGGTGGATGGCACAGCCTGCGGGGAAATCAAAATCACTGATTTTGGTTTGTCTAAAATCATGGATGACGACAACTACGGTGTTGATGGAATGGACCTGACGTCACAGGGTGCGGGGACCTATTG GTACCTGCCTCCGGAGTGTTTTGTGGTTGGTAAAGAACCTCCAAAGATCTCCAATAAGGTGGACGTGTGGTCCGTGGGCGTTATCTTTTTTCAGTGTCTCTATGGAAAGAAG CCTTTTGGCCACAATCAGTCGCAGCAGGACATTCTTCAGGAGAATACCATATTGAAAGCTACCGATGTTCAGTTCCCTGTCAAGCCTGTGTCCACTAATGAAGCAAAG GCCTTCATAAGGCGCTGTCTGGCGTACAGGAAGGAGGACCGCGTTGACGTCCGCCAAATGGGAAGCGACCCGTATCTGCTTCCTCACATACGGAGGTCAAGCACTTCTGGAAATCTGCAAATGAATGCTGCTGGCTCAGGACCGGCTTCCTCCAGTATCATCTCATACTGA
- the LOC137902358 gene encoding Golgi reassembly-stacking protein 2-like translates to MGGSQSLQIPGGGDEGYHVVGVEENSPGHKAGLEPFFDFILAVCDTRLNQDNDTLKELLTMNVEKPVKMRLYNSRAAAVREAAVIPSQMWGGQGLLGLSIRFCSLEEANDKVWHVLEVEPNSPAALAGLGAHTDYIIGVAAAINDSDNFASIVERNEGKELNLNVYSTDSDNCREVVLTPYCGWGGEGSIGCGIGYGDLHRIPTHGEKNKCIL, encoded by the exons ATGGGGGGGTCCCAGAGCCTCCAGATACCAGGCGGGGGAGACGAAGGCTACCACGTCGTCGGA GTTGAAGAGAATTCCCCCGGTCACAAAGCAGGGCTGGAGCCCTTCTTTGATTTCATCCTTGCCGTTTGTGACACCAGACTG AACCAGGACAATGACACCTTAAAAGAGTTGCTGACGATGAACGTGGAGAAGCCCGTCAAGATGCGTTTGTACAACAGCAGGGCCGCGGCCGTGAGGGAGGCCGCCGTCATTCCCAGCCAAATGTGGGGGGGCCAGGGGCTCCTAGGGCTCAGCATTCGCTTCTGCAGCTTAGAAGAAGCCAATGACAAAGTCTGGCATGTCTTG GAAGTGGAGCCAAACTCTCCTGCAGCCCTGGCTGGGCTGGGGGCCCACACCGACTACATCATCGGAGTCGCCGCTGCCATAAACGATTCTGACAATTTCGCCTCCATTGTTGAAAGAAATGAAGGGAAGGAGCTGAATCTCAATGTCTACAGCACAGACTCTGACAACTGCCGCGAGGTGGTCTTAACTCCATACTGTGGCTGGGGCGGAGAGGGCag TATAGGATGTGGGATCGGTTATGGCGACCTGCACAGGATACCTACA CATGGAGAGAAGAATAAATGCATTCTGTAA
- the mettl8 gene encoding tRNA N(3)-methylcytidine methyltransferase METTL8, mitochondrial — MYIMQSSSVARLAQVLNRFPSRLTSTGGRPSAPLGSRILTDPDDIFKYNMWDHVQWTEEDKETFRQKAEENSRKQIPLKEQGRFDKEAWQYWDRFYRTHQDKFFKDRKWLFLEFPELLPSGSRSQAASRSLGDERGADRDGRQQQHNRPTDLPNPQDSGDAATQAASFPGQHASHRILEIGCGVGNSVFPIIDSIKETDAFLYCCDFSPCAIQLVKGHPAYDEATCRAFVHDIREESSFPFPTQSLDVILAVFVLSSIHPDRIPGVVKRLSTYLRRGGIFLFRDYGRYDFSQLRFKKGRCLSENFYTRGDGTCAYFFSKEDVHDLFSNAGLEEVQNLEDRRLQVNRGKKVVMHRVWMQSKYRKTYLPPAS; from the exons ATGTATATCATGCAGAGCTCATCTGTGGCCAGGCTGGCTCAAGTTCTCAACAGATTCCCCTCAAGACTAACGAGCACAGGAGGAAGACCCTCGGCTCCATTGGGTTCTCGCATTCTGACTGACCCTGATGACATCTTCAAGTACAACATGTG GGATCACGTTCAATGGACAGAAGAGGATAAAGAAACCTTTCGGCAGAAGGCAGAAGAGAATTCACGTAAACAAATTCCTTTAAAGGAACAAG GTAGATTTGACAAAGAGGCTTGGCAGTACTGGGACAGATTTTACAGGACACACCAGGACAAATTCTTTAAAGACCGCAAGTGGCTGTTTTTAGAGTTCCCAGAGCTGCTTCCTTCAGGTTCACGAAGCCAAGCCGCCAGCAGGAGTCTGGGTGATGAGCGAGGGGCAGACAGGGATGGTagacaacagcaacacaaccgCCCCACAGACCTCCCCAATCCTCAGGACTCGGGTGACGCTGCCACACAAGCTGCGTCGTTCCCCGGCCAGCATGCGTCCCACAGGATCCTGGAG ATTGGCTGTGGGGTGGGAAACAGTGTCTTCCCCATCATTGATTCCATAAA agagacagatgcCTTTTTGTACTGCTGTGACTTCTCACCATGCGCCATTCAGTTGGTCAAG GGCCATCCAGCCTACGATGAGGCGACCTGTCGGGCTTTTGTCCATGACATTCGTGAGGAGTCCTCCTTTCCCTTCCCTACTCAGAGCCTGGATGTTATTCTGGCTGTCTTTGTgctctcctccatccatcccgaCCG AATTCCTGGAGTTGTGAAGCGACTTTCTACATACCTTCGGCGTGGGGGTATTTTCCTCTTCCGTGACTATGGGCGATATGACTTCTCACAACTCAGGTTTAAGAAGG GACGCTGCTTATCAGAGAATTTCTATACACGTGGAGATGGAACCTGTGCGTACTTTTTCTCTAAAG AAGATGttcatgatttattttccaATGCTGGACTGGAAGAAGTTCAGAATCTAGAAGACAGAAGACTTCAAGTGAACAGAGGAAAGAAAGTTGTGATGCATCGAGTTTGGATGCAGAGCAAGTACAGGAAAACGTATCTGCCTCCAGCATCCTAA